One genomic segment of Anguilla anguilla isolate fAngAng1 chromosome 2, fAngAng1.pri, whole genome shotgun sequence includes these proteins:
- the si:dkey-237i9.8 gene encoding platelet endothelial cell adhesion molecule isoform X5: MRTTRLHPLGMGLRPLYLLLLQLLLQLLATWQVAETQTVLIIESVKLTILPGQHVASGTDVTLQCDPKITSGTGMPLKHRYTFYRDSDPVYGNATTTASSLPYVIRQARVANSGSYKCSVEVHGQYKESDPESLNVTGLQTPVLLLNKATVTEGEGVTASCSAPKETGSSFFFYFFEGSKEPKKVPTSENLAETQLKFSSPGNKSVTCHYRISLQPDLVTSSRSKPSRVYVQELSIRPHIEVTPNTNVIEGDTLQIACRVDGSRHKPSNITVYVSKDGIMKANGKGSIVYNTTVRASDSGLYECKAIMGDVVKAVNRSVAVSELFSRPVLTLKPPEAFEKESFSLACYSHNISSQRIQRGQVKYSLYRNGRVLTPGDFGGKFNTTAEASRNGNYSCDAVAKHIRKSSNVIVFKAKVLVSKPSIFVPDEVIVGKPFRIHCRCENGSLPVSYTLLSNKVPQKSVLVRQPNETASFLVTVRRKEDVRNFTCEAENNGYSSRTESRVLDAAVTEPVSVPTLLIMPNFGSVTEGEELFLACTVREGSPPFTLKWYRDGSDQPLDTQMTKDRTGLHVLGPARREHTGAYRCVADNPARDARRSKLVRVSVSLARWKLVLIVVSCILLLTVLIGVGCYRYRAQRGAASLFDSTDGRAANGTPDSVTSLPAHGSNRSSYSSPATG, translated from the exons ATGCGGACGACACGGCTGCACCCTCTCGGAATGGGCCTCCGACCGCTCtacctgctcctgctccagctcctgctccagctcctggcCACCT GGCAAGTTGCGGAGACCCAGACTG TTCTGATAATAGAGAGCGTCAAGCTCACCATTTTGCCGGGACAGCACGTGGCGAGTGGCACCGACGTGACGCTCCAGTGCGACCCCAAAATCACCTCCGGCACCGGGATGCCCCTGAAGCACAGGTACACCTTCTACAGGGACAGCGACCCAGTGTACGGCAacgccaccaccaccgccagcTCGCTGCCCTACGTCATACGGCAAGCCCGGGTGGCTAACTCTGGATCGTACAAGTGCAGCGTCGAAGTGCACGGGCAGTACAAGGAGAGCGACCCGGAATCTCTGAATGTCACAG gcttgCAGACCCCGGTCCTGCTCCTCAACAAGGCGACGGtgacagagggagaaggggTGACGGCCTCCTGCAGCGCCCCCAAGGAAACCGgatcctccttcttcttctacttcttcgaAGGATCGAAGGAGCCCAAGAAAGTGCCCACCTCCGAAAACCTGGCAGAAACTCAGCTGAAGTTTAGCTCTCCTGGGAATAAGAGCGTGACCTGCCATTACCGCATCTCCCTGCAGCCCGACTTGGTGACGTCAAGCAGAAGCAAGCCGTCCCGTGTTTACGTGCAGG AGCTGTCCATCAGGCCCCACATTGAGGTAACGCCGAACACGAATGTGATCGAAGGCGACACCCTGCAGATCGCGTGCCGCGTCGACGGGTCCCGCCACAAGCCGTCGAACATCACGGTGTACGTGTCCAAGGACGGCATCATGAAGGCAAACGGGAAGGGCAGCATCGTCTACAACACGACAGTGCGGGCCAGCGACTCGGGGCTGTACGAGTGCAAAGCGATAATGGGAGACGTGGTGAAGGCCGTCAACAGATCCGTGGCGGTTTCAG AACTGTTTTCGAGGCCAGTTTTGACGTTGAAACCGCCGGAGGCGTTCGAGAAGGAGTCCTTCTCGCTGGCCTGCTACAGCCACAACATCTCCAGCCAGCGGATCCAGCGCGGCCAGGTGAAGTACAGCCTGTACAGGAACGGCAGGGTTCTGACGCCAGGAGACTTCGGTGGGAAATTCAACACCACGGCGGAGGCCTCCCGCAACGGCAATTACTCCTGTGACGCAGTCGCCAAACATATCCGAAAATCCAGCAACGTTATAGTCTTCAAAGCCAAAG TCCTCGTCTCCAAGCCGTCGATATTTGTCCCGGATGAAGTCATCGTGGGGAAGCCGTTCCGGATTCACTGCCGCTGTGAGAACGGGAGCCTGCCCGTCAGTTACACCCTTTTGAGCAACAAAGTGCCCCAGAAGTCCGTCCTGGTGCGGCAGCCGAACGAGACCGCCTCCTTCTTGGTCACcgtgaggaggaaggaggacGTCCGAAACTTCACCTGTGAGGCCGAGAACAACGGTTACTCCTCGAGGACGGAGAGCCGAGTCCTGGACGCTGCCGTCACAG AACCCGTGTCGGTTCCCACGCTGCTCATTATGCCGAATTTTGGGAGCGTcactgagggggaggagctgttCCTGGCGTGCACCGTCCGGGAGGGCTCTCCCCCGTTCACCTTAAAGTGGTACCGCGACGGGTCGGACCAGCCCCTGGACACCCAGATGACGAAGGACAGGACCGGGCTGCACGTGCTGGGGCCCGCCAGGCGCGAACACACCGGCGCGTACCGATGCGTGGCCGACAACCCGGCCAGAGACGCCAGGAGGAGCAAGCTGGTCAGAGTGAGCG TGAGCCTGGCGCGGTGGAAGCTGGTCCTGATCGTTGTCTCCTGCATCCTGCTCCTGACGGTGTTGATCGGTGTGGGATGCTATCGCTACAGGGCCCAGAGAG GCGCAGCGTCCCTCTTTGACAGCACGGATGGGAGAGCGGCCAATGGGACGCCAGAtagtgtgacatcacttcctgcgcACGGCAGCAACAGGAGCAGCTACAGTAGCCCAGCCAcagggtag
- the si:dkey-237i9.8 gene encoding platelet endothelial cell adhesion molecule isoform X1: protein MRTTRLHPLGMGLRPLYLLLLQLLLQLLATWQVAETQTVLIIESVKLTILPGQHVASGTDVTLQCDPKITSGTGMPLKHRYTFYRDSDPVYGNATTTASSLPYVIRQARVANSGSYKCSVEVHGQYKESDPESLNVTGLQTPVLLLNKATVTEGEGVTASCSAPKETGSSFFFYFFEGSKEPKKVPTSENLAETQLKFSSPGNKSVTCHYRISLQPDLVTSSRSKPSRVYVQELSIRPHIEVTPNTNVIEGDTLQIACRVDGSRHKPSNITVYVSKDGIMKANGKGSIVYNTTVRASDSGLYECKAIMGDVVKAVNRSVAVSELFSRPVLTLKPPEAFEKESFSLACYSHNISSQRIQRGQVKYSLYRNGRVLTPGDFGGKFNTTAEASRNGNYSCDAVAKHIRKSSNVIVFKAKVLVSKPSIFVPDEVIVGKPFRIHCRCENGSLPVSYTLLSNKVPQKSVLVRQPNETASFLVTVRRKEDVRNFTCEAENNGYSSRTESRVLDAAVTEPVSVPTLLIMPNFGSVTEGEELFLACTVREGSPPFTLKWYRDGSDQPLDTQMTKDRTGLHVLGPARREHTGAYRCVADNPARDARRSKLVRVSVSLARWKLVLIVVSCILLLTVLIGVGCYRYRAQRGKRETATELSVKPSSPKSEDSLTVSLAHDTDAYSAHTDTDDQSSVETPKEPDVEYTEVVHPQPADGSRGPVRRGTDTVYSELQNSPAGVADPPGYQGSMEFVQLNHDLPEPV, encoded by the exons ATGCGGACGACACGGCTGCACCCTCTCGGAATGGGCCTCCGACCGCTCtacctgctcctgctccagctcctgctccagctcctggcCACCT GGCAAGTTGCGGAGACCCAGACTG TTCTGATAATAGAGAGCGTCAAGCTCACCATTTTGCCGGGACAGCACGTGGCGAGTGGCACCGACGTGACGCTCCAGTGCGACCCCAAAATCACCTCCGGCACCGGGATGCCCCTGAAGCACAGGTACACCTTCTACAGGGACAGCGACCCAGTGTACGGCAacgccaccaccaccgccagcTCGCTGCCCTACGTCATACGGCAAGCCCGGGTGGCTAACTCTGGATCGTACAAGTGCAGCGTCGAAGTGCACGGGCAGTACAAGGAGAGCGACCCGGAATCTCTGAATGTCACAG gcttgCAGACCCCGGTCCTGCTCCTCAACAAGGCGACGGtgacagagggagaaggggTGACGGCCTCCTGCAGCGCCCCCAAGGAAACCGgatcctccttcttcttctacttcttcgaAGGATCGAAGGAGCCCAAGAAAGTGCCCACCTCCGAAAACCTGGCAGAAACTCAGCTGAAGTTTAGCTCTCCTGGGAATAAGAGCGTGACCTGCCATTACCGCATCTCCCTGCAGCCCGACTTGGTGACGTCAAGCAGAAGCAAGCCGTCCCGTGTTTACGTGCAGG AGCTGTCCATCAGGCCCCACATTGAGGTAACGCCGAACACGAATGTGATCGAAGGCGACACCCTGCAGATCGCGTGCCGCGTCGACGGGTCCCGCCACAAGCCGTCGAACATCACGGTGTACGTGTCCAAGGACGGCATCATGAAGGCAAACGGGAAGGGCAGCATCGTCTACAACACGACAGTGCGGGCCAGCGACTCGGGGCTGTACGAGTGCAAAGCGATAATGGGAGACGTGGTGAAGGCCGTCAACAGATCCGTGGCGGTTTCAG AACTGTTTTCGAGGCCAGTTTTGACGTTGAAACCGCCGGAGGCGTTCGAGAAGGAGTCCTTCTCGCTGGCCTGCTACAGCCACAACATCTCCAGCCAGCGGATCCAGCGCGGCCAGGTGAAGTACAGCCTGTACAGGAACGGCAGGGTTCTGACGCCAGGAGACTTCGGTGGGAAATTCAACACCACGGCGGAGGCCTCCCGCAACGGCAATTACTCCTGTGACGCAGTCGCCAAACATATCCGAAAATCCAGCAACGTTATAGTCTTCAAAGCCAAAG TCCTCGTCTCCAAGCCGTCGATATTTGTCCCGGATGAAGTCATCGTGGGGAAGCCGTTCCGGATTCACTGCCGCTGTGAGAACGGGAGCCTGCCCGTCAGTTACACCCTTTTGAGCAACAAAGTGCCCCAGAAGTCCGTCCTGGTGCGGCAGCCGAACGAGACCGCCTCCTTCTTGGTCACcgtgaggaggaaggaggacGTCCGAAACTTCACCTGTGAGGCCGAGAACAACGGTTACTCCTCGAGGACGGAGAGCCGAGTCCTGGACGCTGCCGTCACAG AACCCGTGTCGGTTCCCACGCTGCTCATTATGCCGAATTTTGGGAGCGTcactgagggggaggagctgttCCTGGCGTGCACCGTCCGGGAGGGCTCTCCCCCGTTCACCTTAAAGTGGTACCGCGACGGGTCGGACCAGCCCCTGGACACCCAGATGACGAAGGACAGGACCGGGCTGCACGTGCTGGGGCCCGCCAGGCGCGAACACACCGGCGCGTACCGATGCGTGGCCGACAACCCGGCCAGAGACGCCAGGAGGAGCAAGCTGGTCAGAGTGAGCG TGAGCCTGGCGCGGTGGAAGCTGGTCCTGATCGTTGTCTCCTGCATCCTGCTCCTGACGGTGTTGATCGGTGTGGGATGCTATCGCTACAGGGCCCAGAGAG GTAAAAGAGAGACCGCCACAGAACTGTCAGT AAAGCCTTCGAGCCCTAAATCAGAGGACTCTCTCACTGTGAGTCTAGCCCACGACACGGACGCGTATAGCGCTCACACAG
- the si:dkey-237i9.8 gene encoding platelet endothelial cell adhesion molecule isoform X6 gives MRTTRLHPLGMGLRPLYLLLLQLLLQLLATWQVAETQTVLIIESVKLTILPGQHVASGTDVTLQCDPKITSGTGMPLKHRYTFYRDSDPVYGNATTTASSLPYVIRQARVANSGSYKCSVEVHGQYKESDPESLNVTGLQTPVLLLNKATVTEGEGVTASCSAPKETGSSFFFYFFEGSKEPKKVPTSENLAETQLKFSSPGNKSVTCHYRISLQPDLVTSSRSKPSRVYVQELSIRPHIEVTPNTNVIEGDTLQIACRVDGSRHKPSNITVYVSKDGIMKANGKGSIVYNTTVRASDSGLYECKAIMGDVVKAVNRSVAVSELFSRPVLTLKPPEAFEKESFSLACYSHNISSQRIQRGQVKYSLYRNGRVLTPGDFGGKFNTTAEASRNGNYSCDAVAKHIRKSSNVIVFKAKVLVSKPSIFVPDEVIVGKPFRIHCRCENGSLPVSYTLLSNKVPQKSVLVRQPNETASFLVTVRRKEDVRNFTCEAENNGYSSRTESRVLDAAVTEPVSVPTLLIMPNFGSVTEGEELFLACTVREGSPPFTLKWYRDGSDQPLDTQMTKDRTGLHVLGPARREHTGAYRCVADNPARDARRSKLVRVSVSLARWKLVLIVVSCILLLTVLIGVGCYRYRAQRGKRETATELSVRSVPL, from the exons ATGCGGACGACACGGCTGCACCCTCTCGGAATGGGCCTCCGACCGCTCtacctgctcctgctccagctcctgctccagctcctggcCACCT GGCAAGTTGCGGAGACCCAGACTG TTCTGATAATAGAGAGCGTCAAGCTCACCATTTTGCCGGGACAGCACGTGGCGAGTGGCACCGACGTGACGCTCCAGTGCGACCCCAAAATCACCTCCGGCACCGGGATGCCCCTGAAGCACAGGTACACCTTCTACAGGGACAGCGACCCAGTGTACGGCAacgccaccaccaccgccagcTCGCTGCCCTACGTCATACGGCAAGCCCGGGTGGCTAACTCTGGATCGTACAAGTGCAGCGTCGAAGTGCACGGGCAGTACAAGGAGAGCGACCCGGAATCTCTGAATGTCACAG gcttgCAGACCCCGGTCCTGCTCCTCAACAAGGCGACGGtgacagagggagaaggggTGACGGCCTCCTGCAGCGCCCCCAAGGAAACCGgatcctccttcttcttctacttcttcgaAGGATCGAAGGAGCCCAAGAAAGTGCCCACCTCCGAAAACCTGGCAGAAACTCAGCTGAAGTTTAGCTCTCCTGGGAATAAGAGCGTGACCTGCCATTACCGCATCTCCCTGCAGCCCGACTTGGTGACGTCAAGCAGAAGCAAGCCGTCCCGTGTTTACGTGCAGG AGCTGTCCATCAGGCCCCACATTGAGGTAACGCCGAACACGAATGTGATCGAAGGCGACACCCTGCAGATCGCGTGCCGCGTCGACGGGTCCCGCCACAAGCCGTCGAACATCACGGTGTACGTGTCCAAGGACGGCATCATGAAGGCAAACGGGAAGGGCAGCATCGTCTACAACACGACAGTGCGGGCCAGCGACTCGGGGCTGTACGAGTGCAAAGCGATAATGGGAGACGTGGTGAAGGCCGTCAACAGATCCGTGGCGGTTTCAG AACTGTTTTCGAGGCCAGTTTTGACGTTGAAACCGCCGGAGGCGTTCGAGAAGGAGTCCTTCTCGCTGGCCTGCTACAGCCACAACATCTCCAGCCAGCGGATCCAGCGCGGCCAGGTGAAGTACAGCCTGTACAGGAACGGCAGGGTTCTGACGCCAGGAGACTTCGGTGGGAAATTCAACACCACGGCGGAGGCCTCCCGCAACGGCAATTACTCCTGTGACGCAGTCGCCAAACATATCCGAAAATCCAGCAACGTTATAGTCTTCAAAGCCAAAG TCCTCGTCTCCAAGCCGTCGATATTTGTCCCGGATGAAGTCATCGTGGGGAAGCCGTTCCGGATTCACTGCCGCTGTGAGAACGGGAGCCTGCCCGTCAGTTACACCCTTTTGAGCAACAAAGTGCCCCAGAAGTCCGTCCTGGTGCGGCAGCCGAACGAGACCGCCTCCTTCTTGGTCACcgtgaggaggaaggaggacGTCCGAAACTTCACCTGTGAGGCCGAGAACAACGGTTACTCCTCGAGGACGGAGAGCCGAGTCCTGGACGCTGCCGTCACAG AACCCGTGTCGGTTCCCACGCTGCTCATTATGCCGAATTTTGGGAGCGTcactgagggggaggagctgttCCTGGCGTGCACCGTCCGGGAGGGCTCTCCCCCGTTCACCTTAAAGTGGTACCGCGACGGGTCGGACCAGCCCCTGGACACCCAGATGACGAAGGACAGGACCGGGCTGCACGTGCTGGGGCCCGCCAGGCGCGAACACACCGGCGCGTACCGATGCGTGGCCGACAACCCGGCCAGAGACGCCAGGAGGAGCAAGCTGGTCAGAGTGAGCG TGAGCCTGGCGCGGTGGAAGCTGGTCCTGATCGTTGTCTCCTGCATCCTGCTCCTGACGGTGTTGATCGGTGTGGGATGCTATCGCTACAGGGCCCAGAGAG GTAAAAGAGAGACCGCCACAGAACTGTCAGT GCGCAGCGTCCCTCTTTGA
- the si:dkey-237i9.8 gene encoding platelet endothelial cell adhesion molecule isoform X7 translates to MRTTRLHPLGMGLRPLYLLLLQLLLQLLATWQVAETQTVLIIESVKLTILPGQHVASGTDVTLQCDPKITSGTGMPLKHRYTFYRDSDPVYGNATTTASSLPYVIRQARVANSGSYKCSVEVHGQYKESDPESLNVTGLQTPVLLLNKATVTEGEGVTASCSAPKETGSSFFFYFFEGSKEPKKVPTSENLAETQLKFSSPGNKSVTCHYRISLQPDLVTSSRSKPSRVYVQELSIRPHIEVTPNTNVIEGDTLQIACRVDGSRHKPSNITVYVSKDGIMKANGKGSIVYNTTVRASDSGLYECKAIMGDVVKAVNRSVAVSELFSRPVLTLKPPEAFEKESFSLACYSHNISSQRIQRGQVKYSLYRNGRVLTPGDFGGKFNTTAEASRNGNYSCDAVAKHIRKSSNVIVFKAKVLVSKPSIFVPDEVIVGKPFRIHCRCENGSLPVSYTLLSNKVPQKSVLVRQPNETASFLVTVRRKEDVRNFTCEAENNGYSSRTESRVLDAAVTEPVSVPTLLIMPNFGSVTEGEELFLACTVREGSPPFTLKWYRDGSDQPLDTQMTKDRTGLHVLGPARREHTGAYRCVADNPARDARRSKLVRVSVSLARWKLVLIVVSCILLLTVLIGVGCYRYRAQRGKRETATELSVH, encoded by the exons ATGCGGACGACACGGCTGCACCCTCTCGGAATGGGCCTCCGACCGCTCtacctgctcctgctccagctcctgctccagctcctggcCACCT GGCAAGTTGCGGAGACCCAGACTG TTCTGATAATAGAGAGCGTCAAGCTCACCATTTTGCCGGGACAGCACGTGGCGAGTGGCACCGACGTGACGCTCCAGTGCGACCCCAAAATCACCTCCGGCACCGGGATGCCCCTGAAGCACAGGTACACCTTCTACAGGGACAGCGACCCAGTGTACGGCAacgccaccaccaccgccagcTCGCTGCCCTACGTCATACGGCAAGCCCGGGTGGCTAACTCTGGATCGTACAAGTGCAGCGTCGAAGTGCACGGGCAGTACAAGGAGAGCGACCCGGAATCTCTGAATGTCACAG gcttgCAGACCCCGGTCCTGCTCCTCAACAAGGCGACGGtgacagagggagaaggggTGACGGCCTCCTGCAGCGCCCCCAAGGAAACCGgatcctccttcttcttctacttcttcgaAGGATCGAAGGAGCCCAAGAAAGTGCCCACCTCCGAAAACCTGGCAGAAACTCAGCTGAAGTTTAGCTCTCCTGGGAATAAGAGCGTGACCTGCCATTACCGCATCTCCCTGCAGCCCGACTTGGTGACGTCAAGCAGAAGCAAGCCGTCCCGTGTTTACGTGCAGG AGCTGTCCATCAGGCCCCACATTGAGGTAACGCCGAACACGAATGTGATCGAAGGCGACACCCTGCAGATCGCGTGCCGCGTCGACGGGTCCCGCCACAAGCCGTCGAACATCACGGTGTACGTGTCCAAGGACGGCATCATGAAGGCAAACGGGAAGGGCAGCATCGTCTACAACACGACAGTGCGGGCCAGCGACTCGGGGCTGTACGAGTGCAAAGCGATAATGGGAGACGTGGTGAAGGCCGTCAACAGATCCGTGGCGGTTTCAG AACTGTTTTCGAGGCCAGTTTTGACGTTGAAACCGCCGGAGGCGTTCGAGAAGGAGTCCTTCTCGCTGGCCTGCTACAGCCACAACATCTCCAGCCAGCGGATCCAGCGCGGCCAGGTGAAGTACAGCCTGTACAGGAACGGCAGGGTTCTGACGCCAGGAGACTTCGGTGGGAAATTCAACACCACGGCGGAGGCCTCCCGCAACGGCAATTACTCCTGTGACGCAGTCGCCAAACATATCCGAAAATCCAGCAACGTTATAGTCTTCAAAGCCAAAG TCCTCGTCTCCAAGCCGTCGATATTTGTCCCGGATGAAGTCATCGTGGGGAAGCCGTTCCGGATTCACTGCCGCTGTGAGAACGGGAGCCTGCCCGTCAGTTACACCCTTTTGAGCAACAAAGTGCCCCAGAAGTCCGTCCTGGTGCGGCAGCCGAACGAGACCGCCTCCTTCTTGGTCACcgtgaggaggaaggaggacGTCCGAAACTTCACCTGTGAGGCCGAGAACAACGGTTACTCCTCGAGGACGGAGAGCCGAGTCCTGGACGCTGCCGTCACAG AACCCGTGTCGGTTCCCACGCTGCTCATTATGCCGAATTTTGGGAGCGTcactgagggggaggagctgttCCTGGCGTGCACCGTCCGGGAGGGCTCTCCCCCGTTCACCTTAAAGTGGTACCGCGACGGGTCGGACCAGCCCCTGGACACCCAGATGACGAAGGACAGGACCGGGCTGCACGTGCTGGGGCCCGCCAGGCGCGAACACACCGGCGCGTACCGATGCGTGGCCGACAACCCGGCCAGAGACGCCAGGAGGAGCAAGCTGGTCAGAGTGAGCG TGAGCCTGGCGCGGTGGAAGCTGGTCCTGATCGTTGTCTCCTGCATCCTGCTCCTGACGGTGTTGATCGGTGTGGGATGCTATCGCTACAGGGCCCAGAGAG GTAAAAGAGAGACCGCCACAGAACTGTCAGT
- the si:dkey-237i9.8 gene encoding platelet endothelial cell adhesion molecule isoform X3, with product MRTTRLHPLGMGLRPLYLLLLQLLLQLLATWQVAETQTVLIIESVKLTILPGQHVASGTDVTLQCDPKITSGTGMPLKHRYTFYRDSDPVYGNATTTASSLPYVIRQARVANSGSYKCSVEVHGQYKESDPESLNVTGLQTPVLLLNKATVTEGEGVTASCSAPKETGSSFFFYFFEGSKEPKKVPTSENLAETQLKFSSPGNKSVTCHYRISLQPDLVTSSRSKPSRVYVQELSIRPHIEVTPNTNVIEGDTLQIACRVDGSRHKPSNITVYVSKDGIMKANGKGSIVYNTTVRASDSGLYECKAIMGDVVKAVNRSVAVSELFSRPVLTLKPPEAFEKESFSLACYSHNISSQRIQRGQVKYSLYRNGRVLTPGDFGGKFNTTAEASRNGNYSCDAVAKHIRKSSNVIVFKAKVLVSKPSIFVPDEVIVGKPFRIHCRCENGSLPVSYTLLSNKVPQKSVLVRQPNETASFLVTVRRKEDVRNFTCEAENNGYSSRTESRVLDAAVTEPVSVPTLLIMPNFGSVTEGEELFLACTVREGSPPFTLKWYRDGSDQPLDTQMTKDRTGLHVLGPARREHTGAYRCVADNPARDARRSKLVRVSVSLARWKLVLIVVSCILLLTVLIGVGCYRYRAQRGKRETATELSVKPSSPKSEDSLTVSLAHDTDAYSAHTGAASLFDSTDGRAANGTPDSVTSLPAHGSNRSSYSSPATG from the exons ATGCGGACGACACGGCTGCACCCTCTCGGAATGGGCCTCCGACCGCTCtacctgctcctgctccagctcctgctccagctcctggcCACCT GGCAAGTTGCGGAGACCCAGACTG TTCTGATAATAGAGAGCGTCAAGCTCACCATTTTGCCGGGACAGCACGTGGCGAGTGGCACCGACGTGACGCTCCAGTGCGACCCCAAAATCACCTCCGGCACCGGGATGCCCCTGAAGCACAGGTACACCTTCTACAGGGACAGCGACCCAGTGTACGGCAacgccaccaccaccgccagcTCGCTGCCCTACGTCATACGGCAAGCCCGGGTGGCTAACTCTGGATCGTACAAGTGCAGCGTCGAAGTGCACGGGCAGTACAAGGAGAGCGACCCGGAATCTCTGAATGTCACAG gcttgCAGACCCCGGTCCTGCTCCTCAACAAGGCGACGGtgacagagggagaaggggTGACGGCCTCCTGCAGCGCCCCCAAGGAAACCGgatcctccttcttcttctacttcttcgaAGGATCGAAGGAGCCCAAGAAAGTGCCCACCTCCGAAAACCTGGCAGAAACTCAGCTGAAGTTTAGCTCTCCTGGGAATAAGAGCGTGACCTGCCATTACCGCATCTCCCTGCAGCCCGACTTGGTGACGTCAAGCAGAAGCAAGCCGTCCCGTGTTTACGTGCAGG AGCTGTCCATCAGGCCCCACATTGAGGTAACGCCGAACACGAATGTGATCGAAGGCGACACCCTGCAGATCGCGTGCCGCGTCGACGGGTCCCGCCACAAGCCGTCGAACATCACGGTGTACGTGTCCAAGGACGGCATCATGAAGGCAAACGGGAAGGGCAGCATCGTCTACAACACGACAGTGCGGGCCAGCGACTCGGGGCTGTACGAGTGCAAAGCGATAATGGGAGACGTGGTGAAGGCCGTCAACAGATCCGTGGCGGTTTCAG AACTGTTTTCGAGGCCAGTTTTGACGTTGAAACCGCCGGAGGCGTTCGAGAAGGAGTCCTTCTCGCTGGCCTGCTACAGCCACAACATCTCCAGCCAGCGGATCCAGCGCGGCCAGGTGAAGTACAGCCTGTACAGGAACGGCAGGGTTCTGACGCCAGGAGACTTCGGTGGGAAATTCAACACCACGGCGGAGGCCTCCCGCAACGGCAATTACTCCTGTGACGCAGTCGCCAAACATATCCGAAAATCCAGCAACGTTATAGTCTTCAAAGCCAAAG TCCTCGTCTCCAAGCCGTCGATATTTGTCCCGGATGAAGTCATCGTGGGGAAGCCGTTCCGGATTCACTGCCGCTGTGAGAACGGGAGCCTGCCCGTCAGTTACACCCTTTTGAGCAACAAAGTGCCCCAGAAGTCCGTCCTGGTGCGGCAGCCGAACGAGACCGCCTCCTTCTTGGTCACcgtgaggaggaaggaggacGTCCGAAACTTCACCTGTGAGGCCGAGAACAACGGTTACTCCTCGAGGACGGAGAGCCGAGTCCTGGACGCTGCCGTCACAG AACCCGTGTCGGTTCCCACGCTGCTCATTATGCCGAATTTTGGGAGCGTcactgagggggaggagctgttCCTGGCGTGCACCGTCCGGGAGGGCTCTCCCCCGTTCACCTTAAAGTGGTACCGCGACGGGTCGGACCAGCCCCTGGACACCCAGATGACGAAGGACAGGACCGGGCTGCACGTGCTGGGGCCCGCCAGGCGCGAACACACCGGCGCGTACCGATGCGTGGCCGACAACCCGGCCAGAGACGCCAGGAGGAGCAAGCTGGTCAGAGTGAGCG TGAGCCTGGCGCGGTGGAAGCTGGTCCTGATCGTTGTCTCCTGCATCCTGCTCCTGACGGTGTTGATCGGTGTGGGATGCTATCGCTACAGGGCCCAGAGAG GTAAAAGAGAGACCGCCACAGAACTGTCAGT AAAGCCTTCGAGCCCTAAATCAGAGGACTCTCTCACTGTGAGTCTAGCCCACGACACGGACGCGTATAGCGCTCACACAG GCGCAGCGTCCCTCTTTGACAGCACGGATGGGAGAGCGGCCAATGGGACGCCAGAtagtgtgacatcacttcctgcgcACGGCAGCAACAGGAGCAGCTACAGTAGCCCAGCCAcagggtag